TTTGCATTGATTTGTAGATGCACACTCGcccaatttcaaaatatttagttaaaaaattAACGATTTTAGTTATTACAAGGAGAAACAAAGATTACCGTCAAgttcaattatattttattaaggcATGAGGTGTGCTTATCTTATTTACCTCGCCGGTGTTAAAAaccattttttaaaagaaagagtaaaagatgagaataggacttttggttgATCAATAAATATGAGGAATTTAAGGAAATACGGTGATATCTTACTTATGGAttcatggttgatgagctcgagtTATGATTTCAGGTGGCcctttttattgattttgggcTACACTTTTATACTCACCTTTGATAATCTCGAGGTGTGAATGTCAGGCGGCCGTTGATACAGATTTTGGGTTATTACTTCGATATTGATGAGTTCAAGGATTGTTTCGGGCGCTCTATGCTAATTTTTGGGGCCTATTGATCCATATCTACTACTTTATATTCATGCATTCTTCGGATGTTTTGTGGTTTGAGATTGTTAATGTGATTACCTTCTTGGTTGAACATACTTGACTACCATATGATTCTTCCCATACACTTTTTTCGCATAAAGTTAGTTTTATGCttctctcttattattattattattatcattgtgttgattattattattctttttgagctcggtcggtctatgatgcctactgagtataCCGTATTTTGGTACTCTTACTGCACTTCTATATCTTTTTGATGCAAGCCTAAGTTCGAGCAACCCGCAGTGCACGCCTGATCATCCGTAGCTATGTCAGAtctggattgtggtgagctcccggcgttcagagacttgttgttttccttcttttgtactgactactattttatattttgggatAGTCAGTTCtgtattttatatacatattgtcagcttttgtacttagtagctcctgtttAGGTGACATCAGGTCCGAGGTTGGTCTAGTGTCAGTACGTCAATTTTTTTGGTTACGATCGGGACTTTTGTAtgttttgtatcgtatttacatatctatatctTGGTCCGACTTTTCTTTCATTATATTCTTCTTGCTTcagccttcttatgttattaattatgaatttaaattgaggtttgacttccacttgatttatttttggcttgcctactcggggattataataggtgtcatcatgatccGAATTCGGGTCgcgacaaaaatatttttctcacccactccctctcccccccccccccccgacaATCCTTGtccttgtatttttaaatttttttgatacaaaatatagtttaaaaattcatatttcacCCCCTCCCCCTCTCATGCCTaagaaaatgttattatttttacttttttaaaaatataaaattatactcaCCCCAACTAACCCTccgcttttaatttttttaaaaaaaaaaaatctcgtTTTGAgatagatatgtacatatatttttaggaaaatatttttctacttGCATACcaaatataacagaaataaaaattgtattctaagaaaagtcttgcggcaagtaaaaaatatttttctaaaatcatatgtatatatatctaacacaaaatagGAAATATTATTTGAAACAGAGGGTTAGGTGGGGCGGGgtagaaatttttttaattaaaataatatctaaattattatttgaaggggggataaagtaaaaaaaattgcttAAAATACTTTTATAAacgaaatttaaatattaaaaaaatgaaaaaattggggggggggggaggtatGACTAGACAAAGTGGTGGAGTgggataagaaaaatattttatatttttcttttatacttatttttttggaaagGGGGGATAGTaaaatagtattactttcatctttaattttaacttctaataatttatttaatttttgtcaacgTGAAATATTTTGTGTATGTGGATTGTGAtgcgataattttttttaattgaaagagAGAGTTGTAGTAAACACAAAATGATGAGAGTGGACAAAAAAGagatgtgtgtttctcaaattaataagtgatagtttgtaatgaaactcacactcccaatagtttgggtatgaaaatcaaaaaagagaatagtttaggtgtgtttttgacactatCTCTTTTTGAAATTGTAAagttgaatctccttaaaattgttgGTGTATATACCATAACTTATAATTGAAaacaaaatgaacaaaaatgaaTAAGTGAATATTCAGGCTGAGACGCAGATATCTCactttatttaagaaaattcaatcccaCTATAGTATTATCTACATCGATCCAGCACTATGACTCTTGACTTGTCTCTTCCAGAATACAACAGTCTAACAACATTGTATAATTCAAACTTCGGATTAGTTGAAGAGTCCAAAGCTCCACCAAATACCttcatttaatataaaatttctcTTTCTTGTATAGGGAATCAGTTAGAGACTTaaaatattcttctttatttcaactctctctttcactacACTAACCTCAAACACAATAAAACACTACACATCTTTTTTTTACTCACACTACACAAGgaagaaaatatcttttatataGTGTAggattttttctaaaaataaatgtCAAGAATGTGGATAATCTAGAGGATTAGTGGGCCAGTTAGTGGTAGATCATGATAAGAGTGATTACATTAgttatatcaaaaaataatgACCACATTCTTACCAATTTTTACCCACTAATATAcggaaaaaacataaattcccTCCTAaaagttaattagtataaaatatagttaaaaaacgaaaagttaattaataaaaaaaagaaaagaaaaaaatataaagatcgAATgagtagttaataattaattaggatttaattaatataaaatatagttaataaaagaaaatttaattaataaagaaaagaaaataaaagtaacataaaaaatcggatgggtagttaataattaattaggagttaattagtataaaatatagttaataaaagaaaagttaattaataaagaaaataaatgaaaaaatataaaaaatcgaaccgatagttaataattaattaggagttaattagtataaaatatagttaataaaagaaaagttaattaataaaaaaaagaaatgaaaaagatataaaatatcggacggatagttaataattaattaggagttaattaatataaaatatagttaagaaaagaaaattaataaagataagaaaagaaataagaatatagaaaattataatttctgacGTGGCGATGACGTGAAACTGATGTGGCGCCACGTGGCAGCGAGTGTAATACACCACATATTATGAAAGTGATATTATGTGTTCAGGTGTTAATAGTTCCACTTTTAGgtagtttaagtgtgtaataGATAtccatgatagtttaagtataTAACTGACTTTTCGATACAAACTTTAGAGAGGAATTTATGCCTTTTCCTTAATGtgcatttaatattttgattttaatattaaaatgcatAAACACCAAGAAGAActatcaattttttaatttttttgataaatcttATGCTATCACCCTTGGCTTGGACTACTTACCCCATCAATTTTTGTTATAGGAACAACCATCCTAATCATTTCCCATGTAGCATTAAGATTCGTTTGATCTGAAACTTTTCTGtgacgaacacttgtatggaaTCATTTTATGTGACATTTGTCAGATTCCATTTAAGCTCACCTACATATGGTCAAAAGAGATTATATGGATTTGCAGAGTCGGGTTTCAAGCTTTGCGTTTCACAACCTCAAGAAGATTAAGATTGTCATCTCCTCGGAGCAGTGCTTGAAGGTCATTTAACATGGGACTTGGACAAACTCTTCAACCTCTTAGAATTTCTGCTAAAGAATACTAAAGTTTTGGAGAAGTTTGTTATCATATCTAAGAGAAGAACTTGCGAGAGATGTTGAATGAACTGTACGTTTGTCTCGATTGACTGACAAACTTTCAGGTTGCTCCAcaaaatttatgattattttccGGTGTGACTGCAATAGGCTTTTGCTCAGGTATTATAACTCTGctttcatttctttcttttttcttgggTATATAATGAAACATTTTCTTGTGTTAATTCTTATATTTGATGGGTGACGATCCTGATGATAATGTTTGTGAATTAATTGTTTGACATGTGGTCTGTACAGTTTGAGCTTCATCAACTAGAAAAGCTACCCATCAAAAAGGGGAAAAACTACAATGGCAATATCCTCTGTTCAAGATAGATAACAAGAGAAGAGCTAGCTCTTTCTCAAAGCTATGATCCCTTTTTCCTTCATCTTCTAGTTTTCGATACTCTTCCTTTATTTCCTCTGATATAATCACACTCCTACAAAGTGGACAACTTGCTTTTATATCCTTCTGCATTAGCCATTTCTCCAAGCAGTTTTCATGGAATATGTGTTTGCAAGTTTCCAATTTTCTCCCCCTTTCTCCATGCTCAAATTCTGATAAGCATATTGCACAATCAAGTGACCCTTGACCGATGGACTCAACACGCTTCTTTCTTCTAAACACAAATTTACAACTCTTCTTGTTAAACATTTCTTTGTACTTGTAATAAGCGATTGCGTATCTACACGAGTTCCAAAATACAATACTAGCCAATAGCATGAACCTTACCACTTGAAGAATCCATGAACAAAACAAAATGGGATACACTTTgtagaaaagaaagaaacatcTAGTGAGAGCTGCCATTAAAATTGGCTGACGTACTATTGTACAAGCAGAaggaatatatacatataatattgtGGAAGTAACAACTATTGATTATAATAACCCCCTTCTTGAAGAGAAGTTAGCATGTAGTGGTTCATCTAACATGCTGACTATATTGATGAATCACAAACTTAAGTTTATGTATCAAAGCATAAAATATATAACATGAGTATTTTATAGAGAATGAGGCAACTGCTACAAGTTAAATGCAACACTGAAAATCCAATGTCAGATTGTTTGTTAGATAAGCCTGCTAAAATAAGTTGaaatatttactttttaatGGCCTAATCAGAAGTGTTGTTTGTGGTTTTGTTTAGAAAGGGCATTGTGTAattcttttttccatttttaggGATCACATACAAAGTTCAAAAAGGACTTAGATATTTCAATAAAGTGTACCATTTCTTAAGTAATATTTTGAAGTAGTCCAAACGAAAAGTGATTAGGGCTAGAAATATTAATTGCAAATTAAGCTATCAACTTTAATACAAATTCAAACAGTTAGGTAATAAACCTCGGTAATggtctttccttttctttttaatattaGCCAATGTACATCATTTTTACCAAATCATATAAATAGAATCAAGAAAATCTTTCCTATTTCATCATTGCTAATATAACTTTCTTATCACTTTTCCTCATCAATCAGTGATTCAAAAATA
This sequence is a window from Solanum dulcamara chromosome 10, daSolDulc1.2, whole genome shotgun sequence. Protein-coding genes within it:
- the LOC129871527 gene encoding E3 ubiquitin-protein ligase ATL9-like, which codes for MAALTRCFFLFYKVYPILFCSWILQVVRFMLLASIVFWNSCRYAIAYYKYKEMFNKKSCKFVFRRKKRVESIGQGSLDCAICLSEFEHGERGRKLETCKHIFHENCLEKWLMQKDIKASCPLCRSVIISEEIKEEYRKLEDEGKRDHSFEKELALLLLSILNRGYCHCSFSPF